In the Terriglobales bacterium genome, TGAGCCCGTCCAGGATGACGGGTACGACCCGCTTCTTGCCGACGTAACCTACGATCCCGCACATATCAGTTTGGCGTCCGGCGTAACGTCAGATTGCGGATTGCAGATTGTAGATTGCAGATCGCAGCCTCAGATTCGTGCCCTCGCGTCGGCGATTCTCACCTTCTGCAATCTGCATTCTTCAATCTTCAATCGAGTAGCGGAATTCCTCGATCACGGGGTTGGTGAGCACCTCGCGGGCGACGCGCTCCACCTCGGCCGCTGCCTTGGCCTTGTCCAGCCCGCCATCGAGCGTGATCTCGAAGTACTTGCCCTGGCGCAGCTCGTCGATCCCCTGGTAGCCCAGCTTGCGCAGGGCCGCGTGGATGGTCTTGCCCTGGGGATCGAGCACGCTCTTCTTCAGCGACACATAGACATACGCTTTCATGGCAGAAAACGATTATACCGCCCGCGCGGCGCTAGATATCGAGGTGGATGTCGAAGAAGGCTTCCACGCTCTGGCTCAGCATCTTCTTGATCTCCTCCGCCGAGCCCTCCAGCAGGTGCATGGTGACGCGGGCCTCGCGCCCGTTGTGGAGTTTCAGGGCGGCGTCGCCCACCTCCGCCACCTCGCCCTCCGGCAGCAGGCGCAGACCGTAGACCAGGGTGAGATTTGCCATAGGGCAGATTTTAGCAGTCAGCGGGAAGCTCTTCGCTTTTAGCTCTTAGCTGTTAGCTTGCCACGCCGGATTTGAAGGATGAGCCGGCAGCTAGGAGCTAAGAGCCAAAAGCTAAGAGCTAAAAGCTGCGACGCTGCTACAATTCCGCAGTGCCGCTCCCGAGACATCTCCCATTCGCCCCGATCCTCGCCCTGGCCGCGACCCTCGCCTCCGCGCAGCAAGCGCCCCCGGCCGGCCAGCCCCAGGTCCGCGTCAACTATCTGAACGTGTGCACGCCCTCCGCCGACGAGCAGAAGGAGATCGCGGCGGTGCTGGCACGCATCCCGCAGAAGCCGGGCTTCGGCCCCGACTTCGAGATCGCGCGCGGCCGCACCACCAT is a window encoding:
- the purS gene encoding phosphoribosylformylglycinamidine synthase subunit PurS codes for the protein MKAYVYVSLKKSVLDPQGKTIHAALRKLGYQGIDELRQGKYFEITLDGGLDKAKAAAEVERVAREVLTNPVIEEFRYSIED
- a CDS encoding allantoinase, producing MANLTLVYGLRLLPEGEVAEVGDAALKLHNGREARVTMHLLEGSAEEIKKMLSQSVEAFFDIHLDI